The following coding sequences are from one Treponema bryantii window:
- a CDS encoding M30 family zinc metallopeptidase, which yields MKTILKVFSVMALSIAMVGCAKEAEDPKYEPPKNVILEKTSDDPIQIVEAEVNTIYDFSVYEGKKAFLVVSNKSPETKTVFTPSRSANVDRNLITDEITNQYKIKSVNPPSLGIKYIKSTEESRAAIRNEAEQKEPELNDIRDFFAATELWGTSEELAKGAVLTNIGEHCYVWYVKNDNINITDEKLQLLADTFDEIYEKETYLFGSNIPTFEYSNIIDIPENTKINIIVYDIYGDYEITEANDGGGVAGYFWPLDFIKNDYLIQNEDVRKSNECECIHIDSWFLEKQPEMQRSAIAHEFQHLLHYVNKTLNPGFVVIKDGVRYNQESATWFNEMMSMVCEDIMQSHLSIDDKDSPKGRLFLFNQTFYMGFNYWRDRAHGYQDDKNVRISYANAYAFGAYLVRNFGIDFIKELATNKYIDERAITEALSKKSIDPDVTTFEQALNQYFNVIMNPETSKYTLNKKVDKTYNDIAGNKTVTFECKAIDLSQYVTLPGKHINETNWYIDQLYNAELNTDYLGPFILKETYLYYTLDGYGMFATYLGTVSQDNYQNYLDPKFWSMDSNISYKVVFKD from the coding sequence ATGAAAACAATTTTGAAAGTGTTTAGTGTTATGGCTTTATCCATAGCAATGGTTGGATGTGCTAAAGAAGCAGAAGATCCAAAGTATGAACCACCTAAAAATGTGATTCTGGAAAAAACTTCTGATGACCCAATTCAGATTGTTGAAGCTGAAGTTAATACAATTTATGATTTTTCGGTCTATGAAGGGAAAAAAGCTTTTCTGGTAGTTTCTAATAAAAGTCCTGAAACAAAAACTGTTTTTACACCATCTCGATCAGCAAACGTTGACAGAAATCTTATAACGGATGAAATTACTAATCAATATAAAATCAAATCAGTAAATCCACCTTCTCTTGGTATCAAGTATATAAAAAGTACAGAGGAATCTAGAGCTGCTATAAGAAATGAAGCAGAACAAAAAGAACCAGAACTCAATGATATCAGAGACTTTTTTGCCGCAACAGAGCTGTGGGGGACTTCAGAAGAATTAGCAAAAGGTGCAGTTTTGACAAATATTGGTGAACATTGTTATGTTTGGTATGTAAAAAATGATAATATCAATATTACTGACGAGAAATTACAGTTACTAGCTGATACATTTGACGAAATTTACGAAAAGGAAACTTATTTATTTGGTTCCAATATTCCAACTTTTGAATATTCAAATATAATTGATATTCCAGAAAATACAAAAATAAATATTATTGTCTATGATATTTATGGTGATTATGAAATAACTGAAGCAAATGATGGTGGTGGAGTAGCAGGATATTTCTGGCCTTTGGATTTTATAAAAAATGATTACCTGATCCAGAATGAAGATGTAAGAAAATCTAATGAATGTGAATGTATACATATTGATAGCTGGTTTCTTGAAAAACAACCAGAAATGCAGAGGTCAGCAATAGCTCATGAATTTCAGCACCTTTTACATTATGTAAATAAAACACTTAATCCAGGTTTTGTAGTTATAAAAGATGGAGTTAGATATAATCAAGAATCTGCAACATGGTTTAATGAAATGATGTCCATGGTTTGTGAAGATATAATGCAATCTCACCTTTCAATTGATGATAAAGATAGTCCAAAAGGTAGATTATTTTTATTTAATCAGACTTTTTATATGGGATTTAATTATTGGAGAGATAGAGCACATGGATATCAAGACGATAAGAATGTTCGTATTTCTTATGCTAATGCTTATGCCTTTGGTGCATATTTAGTCAGAAATTTTGGTATTGATTTTATAAAAGAATTAGCTACAAATAAATATATTGATGAAAGAGCCATTACAGAAGCTTTATCAAAAAAGTCAATAGATCCTGATGTAACAACATTTGAACAGGCTCTTAATCAATACTTTAATGTTATTATGAATCCTGAAACTAGTAAATATACATTAAATAAAAAAGTTGATAAAACTTATAATGATATTGCGGGAAATAAGACTGTTACATTTGAATGTAAAGCTATTGATTTGTCACAGTATGTAACTCTTCCTGGAAAACATATAAATGAGACTAACTGGTATATTGATCAATTATATAATGCTGAATTAAATACTGATTATTTAGGCCCGTTTATTTTGAAAGAAACTTATTTATATTATACACTTGATGGATATGGAATGTTTGCAACTTATTTAGGAACTGTTAGTCAAGATAATTATCAAAATTATTTAGATCCTAAATTTTGGTCAATGGATTCGAATATAAGTTATAAAGTTGTATTTAAAGATTAA
- a CDS encoding CHASE2 domain-containing protein — protein MKNKNLFISFIIKLIIFLVFGVLFYSGIFSKLDFRLYDSLLTQRKEPAADPNIMLVKIDDYAIKELGEWPWGRDTIADALLRMKELGVDTAIFDIEYISPTKNGIAPAAEQKIFKQIYATEDTVNELISQLSTAINAGYVRASEVPSLVSQMIAENIEPTFENLQTYIAENMSRDNDEYFARCLQFFGKAYLTINHDNLGYDITNEDKQYIIKRMLTDKIEDVSNLVELGNEYTSISTGEERGFNPAMNKLMTRAHGANFTNSVVDSDGVRRRIQLLVKFNDTYINQLAFGPFLEIADSNTLVREKDYLIVKNAKNAYTGKRKDLKIPLDSNGRLIINYRHGSSDESFKNDSIINIIHLDTFEEQILVCLNNIAQQAVYENDGSEMEYTRAAWYLLDEYDTITNMKDQLLSKCTGFNEDGSVIDGITPDEYSEYFNLRNQFYKDVNEFASAGYLETVIQRLDKLANQLDKETVEELKTYLTEDFDNLKYFSDSFNDFMKELRELYQNAYCIIGNTATSTTDIGATPYITKYMNVGIHANVLNTLLNEDFIYNVRWQWGFLLAFALSIFMLTFIKASNAKQNIITFIAYLIYCLVWGGLFVFSKYYIQFIGTILCLVVDLAAGIGYRFFLSNKEKQFITQIASSFANKDTVNELRKNPDAFKTEGQKKCITALFSDIQKFSTLSESIGKLYGDEGPNKLIEILNEYLGQMSNEILRNSGNIDKYEGDAIISMFGAPDPMNTHTPEEWAYLCLDSAIRMKKVEVEFNQKHADLFEPKEITHEDGRKEIIQLKPLQTRIGVNSGEAFVGLMGSKTDTFSKLNYTMIGDTVNLASRLEGVNKAYGSWIMCSDDTWNMADSGAHKGAIAAKRLDQVRVVGRSTPVQLYSIIGFTSELTQEQSEQIDVFHAALDKYLTRDFANAGKLFMQANSMCGGDPIALVFADRCKNFIENGVADDWDGVINMTSK, from the coding sequence ATGAAAAATAAAAACCTATTTATCAGCTTTATCATCAAATTAATCATTTTTTTAGTTTTCGGAGTTTTATTTTATTCTGGTATATTTTCAAAACTCGATTTCCGTTTATATGATTCTTTATTAACACAAAGAAAAGAACCTGCTGCAGATCCAAACATCATGCTCGTAAAAATTGATGACTATGCAATTAAAGAGCTTGGTGAGTGGCCATGGGGACGCGATACTATTGCTGACGCATTGTTACGCATGAAAGAACTTGGCGTTGATACAGCAATCTTCGATATTGAGTATATTTCACCAACTAAAAACGGTATTGCTCCTGCAGCCGAACAGAAAATCTTCAAGCAAATTTATGCAACAGAAGATACTGTAAATGAACTTATCAGTCAGCTTTCTACCGCAATCAATGCTGGCTATGTACGGGCTTCTGAAGTTCCTTCTCTTGTCAGCCAAATGATAGCTGAAAATATAGAGCCAACTTTTGAAAATCTACAGACCTATATTGCAGAAAACATGTCGCGCGATAACGATGAATATTTTGCACGTTGTCTTCAGTTCTTTGGAAAGGCATATCTTACAATCAATCATGATAATTTAGGTTATGATATCACAAATGAAGATAAGCAATATATCATTAAAAGAATGCTTACAGATAAGATAGAAGATGTTTCAAATCTTGTAGAACTGGGAAATGAATATACATCAATTTCAACAGGTGAGGAACGTGGTTTTAATCCTGCAATGAATAAACTGATGACACGTGCTCATGGTGCAAACTTTACAAACTCTGTAGTAGACAGTGATGGTGTTCGCAGAAGAATACAGCTCCTTGTAAAGTTCAATGATACTTATATCAATCAGCTTGCTTTTGGTCCATTTCTTGAAATTGCTGATTCTAATACTCTTGTACGAGAAAAAGATTATCTTATTGTAAAAAATGCAAAAAATGCTTATACAGGAAAACGAAAAGATTTAAAAATTCCGCTTGATTCTAATGGCCGACTTATAATAAATTACCGCCATGGTTCAAGTGACGAATCCTTTAAAAATGATTCAATCATAAATATCATTCATCTGGATACATTCGAAGAACAGATACTTGTATGTCTTAATAATATTGCTCAGCAGGCCGTTTATGAAAATGATGGCTCAGAAATGGAATATACAAGAGCTGCATGGTATTTACTTGATGAATATGATACAATTACAAATATGAAGGATCAGCTTCTTTCTAAGTGTACTGGTTTTAATGAAGATGGTTCAGTAATAGATGGAATTACTCCAGATGAATATTCAGAATATTTTAATTTAAGAAATCAGTTTTATAAGGATGTAAATGAGTTTGCTTCTGCCGGATATCTTGAGACAGTTATACAAAGACTTGATAAACTTGCCAATCAGTTAGATAAAGAAACTGTTGAAGAATTAAAAACATACCTTACAGAAGATTTTGATAATCTGAAATATTTTTCAGATTCCTTTAATGATTTTATGAAGGAATTAAGGGAGCTTTATCAGAATGCATATTGTATTATCGGAAATACTGCTACTTCAACAACTGATATTGGAGCAACTCCTTACATTACTAAATATATGAACGTTGGTATTCACGCTAATGTTTTGAATACACTCTTAAACGAAGATTTTATCTATAACGTAAGATGGCAGTGGGGCTTTTTACTTGCATTCGCTCTTTCTATTTTTATGCTTACTTTTATTAAGGCTTCAAATGCAAAACAGAATATCATTACATTCATTGCATATCTTATTTATTGTCTTGTATGGGGAGGATTATTTGTTTTCAGCAAATATTATATTCAATTTATTGGAACAATTTTGTGTTTGGTCGTAGACCTGGCTGCCGGAATTGGTTACCGCTTCTTCCTTAGTAATAAAGAAAAGCAGTTCATTACACAGATTGCTTCTTCTTTTGCCAACAAGGATACCGTTAATGAACTTCGTAAAAATCCGGATGCATTCAAAACAGAAGGTCAGAAAAAATGTATTACAGCGCTTTTCTCTGATATTCAGAAATTTTCAACACTCAGTGAAAGCATTGGTAAACTTTATGGTGATGAAGGACCAAACAAGTTAATTGAGATTCTCAATGAATACCTTGGACAGATGTCAAATGAGATTCTGCGAAACAGTGGTAATATCGATAAATACGAAGGTGATGCGATTATCTCAATGTTTGGTGCTCCAGACCCAATGAATACTCATACACCGGAAGAATGGGCATATCTTTGTCTTGATTCTGCAATCAGAATGAAAAAAGTTGAAGTTGAGTTTAACCAAAAGCATGCTGATTTGTTTGAACCTAAAGAGATTACACATGAAGATGGAAGAAAAGAAATAATTCAGCTTAAACCTCTTCAAACCCGTATCGGTGTAAACTCTGGTGAAGCCTTTGTAGGTCTTATGGGAAGTAAAACCGATACCTTCAGTAAGCTTAATTACACTATGATTGGAGATACAGTAAACCTTGCAAGCCGTCTTGAAGGTGTAAATAAAGCTTATGGTTCATGGATTATGTGTTCTGATGATACCTGGAATATGGCAGATTCGGGTGCACATAAAGGAGCTATTGCTGCAAAGCGTCTAGATCAGGTTAGAGTAGTTGGACGCTCGACTCCAGTTCAGTTATACAGTATTATTGGTTTTACAAGCGAACTTACTCAGGAACAGAGTGAACAGATTGATGTCTTCCATGCCGCTCTGGATAAATACCTTACCCGTGATTTTGCAAATGCAGGTAAGTTGTTTATGCAGGCCAATTCAATGTGTGGCGGGGATCCGATTGCCCTTGTTTTTGCAGACCGTTGTAAGAACTTTATAGAAAACGGCGTAGCAGATGATTGGGACGGTGTTATAAATATGACTTCAAAATAA